One genomic window of Indioceanicola profundi includes the following:
- the flhB gene encoding flagellar biosynthesis protein FlhB, protein MAEDQDEASKTEDASAKKLADARQKGQVPKSQEFNHLFIIGASLVLTMTVLPWSFGQMAESIRPFLERPHTIPMDPGGLAPILLNVLFKSGIGFLPPLLLLLLAGVMASVVQVGWLVSTENFLSFKLSRLNPLTNLKQKFSVKNLVEFGKSLAKLALVGTVVFFVLLPLWGGVEHLIALPVTALVDEAMGIAAKVMFAVVMVLLVLALADYTYQRFAFMKQMRMTKQEMKDEFKQMEGDPLIKAKIRQLRMERSRGRMMAAVPEADVVVTNPTHYAVALKYDQLNMAAPKVVAMGQDHIALRIRELAKEHDVPIVENPPLARALYATAEIDEEIPAEHYKAVAQVISYVFKLRQRPVGGRPD, encoded by the coding sequence ATGGCGGAAGATCAGGACGAAGCCTCAAAAACAGAAGACGCATCTGCGAAGAAGCTGGCCGACGCCAGACAGAAGGGGCAGGTCCCGAAATCGCAGGAGTTCAACCATCTGTTCATCATCGGCGCCAGTCTGGTGCTGACGATGACGGTGCTGCCCTGGTCGTTCGGCCAGATGGCCGAGAGCATCCGGCCCTTTCTTGAACGCCCCCATACCATCCCCATGGACCCGGGGGGATTGGCGCCCATCCTGCTGAACGTGCTGTTCAAGAGCGGCATCGGCTTTCTGCCGCCGCTCCTTCTGCTTCTGCTGGCCGGCGTGATGGCGTCCGTCGTGCAGGTCGGCTGGCTTGTCAGTACCGAAAACTTCCTGAGCTTCAAGTTGAGCCGGCTGAATCCACTGACCAATCTGAAGCAGAAATTCTCGGTCAAGAACCTGGTGGAGTTCGGAAAGTCGCTGGCGAAGCTGGCCCTTGTCGGTACGGTCGTCTTCTTCGTGCTGCTGCCGCTCTGGGGTGGGGTGGAGCATCTGATCGCCCTACCTGTCACGGCGTTGGTGGATGAGGCAATGGGCATCGCGGCGAAGGTCATGTTCGCCGTCGTGATGGTGCTTCTGGTGCTGGCGCTTGCCGACTACACGTACCAGCGCTTCGCCTTCATGAAGCAGATGCGCATGACCAAGCAGGAGATGAAGGACGAGTTCAAGCAGATGGAGGGCGATCCGCTGATCAAGGCGAAGATCCGCCAACTGCGTATGGAGCGGTCCCGGGGCCGCATGATGGCGGCCGTGCCGGAGGCGGATGTGGTGGTCACGAACCCGACCCACTATGCCGTCGCCCTGAAGTACGACCAGCTGAACATGGCCGCGCCTAAGGTCGTCGCCATGGGGCAGGACCATATCGCGTTGCGCATCCGCGAGCTCGCCAAGGAGCACGACGTGCCTATCGTGGAGAACCCCCCGTTGGCCCGTGCGCTCTATGCCACGGCGGAAATCGATGAGGAAATCCCGGCGGAGCATTATAAAGCAGTGGCGCAGGTCATTTCATACGTGTTCAAACTGCGCCAGCGCCCAGTGGGCGGCCGTCCGGACTGA
- a CDS encoding hybrid sensor histidine kinase/response regulator produces the protein MHQNSPFHPRNSTGQTAPNLPVLILVLGLLAVALSVFALVGMLSSSVAFAGLLVLSVGVTASALLMRKRAVRPAPDSLLPDLRPEPDEPAWKAEAAAGETPPEQLAPAPSVGRAPGIADAVAILAEHFPIGMVITAGDGRILSVNGRLAEWLGREEADLVGRPLHDLIAGRPGNLPTHALTPRPEREAELLLSRADGTTLLAMLMEIDLPEDGGQRTVTLIRQAGDTAELRMQLAREQHRFSRFFEFAPIGIALVDPDLKLVDCNQTFQSFAAKSLDEIRGKSVALLVPRDQRADFVARLSAVGGGGDVTPDQPLEVRIGGAGGPVVNIYVRRFDAEGDLGVPGLILHVVDMTGQKNLEAQFAQSQKMQAIGQLAGGVAHDFNNLLTAMIGFCDLLLLRHKPGDHSFIDIMQIKQNANRAANLVRQLLAFSRQQTLQPRVLNITDVLGELSNLLRRLIGENIELRMVHGRDLGLVKVDQGQLEQVIINLAVNARDAMAGGGRLTITTSNFSAEKPVNRQTEVMPPGDYVVVEVQDTGCGIPKENLQRIFEPFFSTKEIGSGTGLGLSTVYGIVRQTGGFVFVDSVPGEGATFSIFLPRHVETVQTAAAAEAKERTPADLTGMGTILLVEDEDAVRVFGARALRNKGYHVMEARHAEQALELLRKDGVQIDLIITDVVMPQMDGPTLIKEVRKFRPEIKVIFISGYTEDRFRSAMDDGETLEFLPKPFSLKQLASKVKEVMSG, from the coding sequence TTGCACCAGAACAGCCCGTTCCATCCCCGCAATTCCACCGGACAGACCGCGCCCAATCTTCCGGTCCTCATCCTTGTGCTGGGGCTGCTGGCAGTCGCGCTGTCGGTCTTCGCACTGGTCGGAATGCTCAGCTCTTCTGTCGCGTTTGCGGGGCTGCTCGTCCTGTCCGTCGGTGTGACCGCATCGGCCTTGTTGATGCGGAAGCGGGCGGTCCGGCCGGCTCCGGACAGCTTACTCCCGGACCTGCGGCCGGAACCGGATGAGCCGGCCTGGAAGGCAGAGGCTGCGGCGGGAGAGACGCCGCCGGAACAGCTGGCCCCTGCGCCGTCGGTCGGACGGGCGCCGGGCATCGCCGATGCCGTCGCCATTCTGGCGGAGCATTTCCCCATCGGCATGGTCATAACTGCCGGGGACGGGCGCATTCTGTCCGTGAACGGGCGGCTGGCCGAGTGGTTGGGCCGGGAGGAGGCGGACCTGGTGGGCAGGCCGCTACATGATCTGATCGCCGGCCGTCCAGGGAACCTGCCGACCCACGCTTTGACCCCGCGCCCCGAACGGGAGGCGGAGCTACTGCTGAGCAGGGCAGATGGAACCACCCTGCTTGCCATGCTGATGGAGATCGACCTACCGGAGGATGGAGGGCAGCGCACGGTGACGCTGATCCGTCAGGCCGGCGACACTGCCGAACTGCGGATGCAGTTGGCGCGGGAGCAGCACCGCTTCTCCCGCTTCTTCGAGTTCGCCCCAATCGGCATCGCCCTGGTCGACCCCGACCTGAAGCTGGTGGATTGTAATCAGACCTTCCAGTCCTTTGCCGCCAAGTCCCTGGACGAGATACGCGGCAAGTCCGTGGCCTTGCTGGTGCCGCGCGACCAGCGGGCGGATTTTGTGGCCAGACTTTCGGCCGTTGGCGGGGGCGGGGACGTTACTCCGGACCAGCCGCTGGAAGTACGGATCGGCGGGGCTGGCGGGCCGGTGGTCAACATCTATGTCCGCCGGTTCGATGCGGAGGGCGATCTTGGCGTCCCGGGCCTCATCCTGCACGTCGTCGACATGACGGGGCAGAAGAACTTGGAAGCCCAGTTCGCCCAGTCGCAGAAGATGCAGGCCATTGGCCAGCTCGCCGGCGGCGTGGCGCACGACTTCAACAATCTGCTGACCGCGATGATCGGGTTCTGCGACCTGCTGCTGCTGCGGCACAAGCCGGGCGACCATTCCTTCATCGACATCATGCAGATCAAACAGAATGCCAACCGGGCCGCGAACCTGGTCCGGCAGCTTCTGGCCTTCTCCCGGCAGCAGACGCTTCAGCCCAGAGTGCTGAACATCACCGATGTGCTGGGAGAGCTGTCAAATCTGCTGCGCCGCCTGATCGGTGAGAACATCGAGCTGCGGATGGTCCACGGGCGCGATCTCGGGCTTGTGAAGGTGGACCAGGGCCAGTTGGAGCAGGTGATCATCAATCTGGCGGTCAATGCCCGTGACGCCATGGCCGGCGGCGGGCGCCTGACCATCACCACATCGAATTTCTCCGCCGAAAAGCCCGTGAACCGGCAGACGGAAGTGATGCCGCCCGGCGATTATGTGGTGGTCGAGGTGCAGGATACAGGCTGCGGCATCCCGAAGGAGAATCTGCAGCGGATTTTCGAGCCCTTCTTCTCGACCAAGGAGATCGGGTCGGGCACCGGCCTGGGGCTCTCTACCGTCTACGGCATCGTGCGACAGACGGGCGGATTCGTGTTCGTCGACTCCGTACCGGGCGAGGGCGCGACATTCTCCATCTTCCTTCCGCGCCATGTGGAAACGGTCCAGACCGCCGCCGCCGCGGAGGCGAAGGAGCGCACGCCGGCCGACTTGACCGGTATGGGAACGATCCTGCTGGTGGAGGATGAGGACGCGGTGCGGGTGTTCGGCGCCAGGGCGCTCCGCAACAAGGGCTATCACGTCATGGAAGCCCGGCATGCCGAGCAGGCGCTTGAATTGCTGCGCAAGGACGGGGTGCAGATCGATCTCATCATCACCGATGTGGTGATGCCGCAGATGGACGGACCGACCCTGATCAAGGAAGTCCGGAAGTTCCGGCCGGAGATAAAGGTGATCTTCATTTCCGGCTATACCGAGGACCGGTTCCGGAGCGCCATGGACGACGGTGAAACGCTGGAGTTCCTGCCCAAGCCGTTCAGCCTGAAGCAACTCGCCTCCAAGGTGAAGGAAGTCATGTCGGGCTGA
- the recA gene encoding recombinase RecA: protein MSAAPLRLVETPMDKQKALDAALGQIERAFGKGSIMKLGTRELPTEADVISSGSLGLDIALGIGGFPRGRIIEIYGPESSGKTTLALHAIAQAQKTGGVCAFVDAEHALDPSYARKLGVDIDELLISQPDAGEQALEIADTLVRSGAIDVLVIDSVAALVPRAELEGEMGDSHVGLHARLMSQALRKLTSSISKSKCMVIFINQIRLKIGVMFGNPETTTGGNALKFYASVRLDIRRIGAIKDRDTVVGNQTRVKVVKNKMAPPFRVVEFDIMYGEGVSKVGELLDLGIQAGVVEKSGAWFSYDGTRIGQGRENAKTFLRNNPEISGAIEQKVRANAGIVAGAMMGTPEADADASSPD from the coding sequence ATGTCGGCAGCTCCACTGCGTCTGGTTGAAACACCCATGGACAAACAAAAAGCCCTCGACGCCGCCCTCGGCCAGATCGAACGTGCCTTCGGCAAGGGTTCGATCATGAAACTCGGCACGCGCGAGCTGCCGACCGAGGCTGACGTTATTTCATCCGGCTCGCTGGGCCTTGATATCGCGCTCGGCATTGGCGGTTTCCCCCGTGGCCGCATTATCGAGATCTACGGTCCGGAAAGCTCGGGCAAGACCACCTTGGCCCTGCACGCCATCGCGCAGGCCCAGAAGACCGGGGGCGTCTGCGCCTTCGTGGACGCGGAGCATGCGCTCGACCCGTCCTACGCCCGCAAGCTGGGCGTGGACATCGACGAGCTGCTGATCTCCCAGCCCGATGCCGGTGAGCAGGCGCTGGAAATCGCCGACACGCTGGTCCGCTCCGGTGCCATCGACGTGCTGGTGATCGACTCCGTGGCCGCACTGGTTCCGCGGGCCGAGCTGGAAGGCGAGATGGGCGACAGCCATGTCGGCCTGCATGCCCGCCTGATGAGCCAGGCGCTCCGCAAGCTGACCAGCTCGATCAGCAAGTCGAAGTGCATGGTCATCTTCATCAACCAGATCCGCCTGAAGATCGGCGTGATGTTCGGCAATCCGGAGACGACCACGGGCGGCAACGCCCTGAAGTTCTACGCCTCCGTCCGTCTGGACATCCGCCGTATCGGCGCGATCAAGGACCGCGACACGGTGGTTGGCAATCAGACCCGCGTGAAGGTGGTGAAGAACAAGATGGCCCCGCCGTTCCGGGTGGTGGAGTTCGACATCATGTATGGCGAGGGTGTCTCCAAAGTGGGCGAGCTGCTCGACCTCGGCATCCAGGCCGGCGTGGTGGAGAAGTCCGGCGCCTGGTTCTCCTATGATGGCACCCGCATCGGCCAGGGCCGCGAGAACGCCAAGACGTTCCTGCGGAACAACCCGGAAATTTCCGGCGCCATCGAGCAGAAGGTCCGGGCCAATGCCGGCATCGTCGCCGGCGCCATGATGGGCACCCCGGAAGCCGACGCCGACGCTTCCAGCCCGGATTGA
- the alaS gene encoding alanine--tRNA ligase produces MSSKKTANDIRATFLDYYKSQGHAVVDSSPLVPRNDPTLMFTNAGMVQFKNVFTGQEVRPYSRATTSQKCVRAGGKHNDLENVGYTARHHTFFEMLGNFSFGDYFKDDAIKFAWDLITKEFGLPKEKLCVTVYHTDDEAAAIWKKVAGFGDDKIIRIPTSDNFWMMGDTGPCGPCSEIFYDHGPHIAGGPPGSPDEDGDRFVEIWNLVFMQYEQVPDGEGGFKRLSLPKPSIDTGMGLERLTAVLQGVHDNYDTDLLRALILASADATGTSPDGPHAVSHRVIADHLRASAFLIADGVTPSKEGRGYVLRRIMRRAMRHAHILGAKDPVMHRLVPALVREMGGHYTELQRAQPLITETLRTEETRFKALLDRGLKLLADEEEKLSPTDPLPGQVAFTLYDTFGFPLDLTQDVLRAKKRPVDVDGFNAAMEEQRRKARAAWAGSGEAATEKVWFELKEEVGATEFLGYDTEVAEGQVTAILTPAGERLTSAAAGTDVIVVVNQTPFYGESGGQVGDSGVMFSGEGTEVTVRDTTKKLGAVFAHAAAVTKGNLSVGDVVEMRVDTTRRAAIRANHSATHLLHEALRRRLGEHVTQKGSLVAPERLRFDISQPNPLSAEDIRAVEEAVNARILGNSDVTTRLMTPDEAIALGAMALFGEKYGDEVRVVSMGGMEEGANKEFSVELCGGTHVRRTGDIGLFKIVNEGAVAAGIRRIEALTGRGAFEYLEEQEARLQQAASALKVPPAEVPAKVASLVEERRKLERELADLRRQVALGGGGTAAAPAAKDLGGVKFIGRVVADLPAKDLKPFADEMKKQVGSGVVTVISVADGKASIVVGVTEDLTSRISAVDLVKVGAAALGGKGGGGRPDMAQAGGPDGGKADDAVAEIETAVSQAVAAAA; encoded by the coding sequence ATGAGCAGCAAGAAGACCGCCAACGACATCCGCGCCACCTTCCTGGACTACTACAAGTCCCAAGGCCATGCCGTGGTGGACTCATCGCCGTTGGTGCCGCGCAACGACCCCACGCTGATGTTCACCAATGCCGGCATGGTGCAGTTCAAGAACGTCTTCACGGGGCAGGAGGTGCGGCCCTACAGCCGCGCCACGACTTCGCAGAAGTGCGTCCGCGCCGGCGGCAAGCATAACGACCTCGAAAATGTCGGCTACACCGCTCGGCACCACACCTTCTTCGAGATGCTGGGTAATTTCAGCTTCGGCGACTATTTCAAGGACGATGCGATCAAGTTCGCCTGGGACCTGATCACCAAGGAATTCGGCCTGCCGAAGGAGAAGCTGTGCGTCACCGTCTATCACACGGACGATGAGGCGGCGGCCATCTGGAAGAAAGTGGCCGGATTCGGCGACGACAAGATCATCCGCATTCCGACCTCCGATAATTTCTGGATGATGGGCGACACCGGCCCCTGTGGCCCCTGTTCGGAGATCTTCTACGATCACGGCCCTCACATCGCCGGCGGCCCGCCGGGCAGCCCGGATGAGGATGGCGACCGTTTCGTCGAAATATGGAATCTCGTCTTCATGCAGTACGAGCAGGTGCCGGACGGGGAGGGCGGCTTCAAGCGCTTGAGCCTGCCGAAGCCCAGCATCGACACCGGCATGGGGCTGGAGCGGCTGACCGCCGTGCTCCAGGGGGTCCACGACAATTACGACACCGATCTTCTCCGTGCCCTGATTCTCGCCTCGGCCGATGCGACGGGCACGTCGCCGGACGGCCCGCATGCGGTGAGCCATCGGGTCATCGCCGACCACCTGCGCGCCTCCGCCTTCCTCATCGCAGACGGCGTCACGCCCTCCAAGGAGGGTCGCGGATACGTGCTGCGCCGGATCATGCGGCGCGCGATGCGCCATGCCCATATCCTGGGCGCCAAGGACCCGGTGATGCACCGGCTCGTTCCTGCCCTGGTGCGCGAGATGGGCGGTCACTATACCGAGCTGCAACGTGCCCAGCCGCTGATCACCGAGACCCTGCGGACGGAGGAAACCCGCTTCAAGGCTCTGCTGGACCGCGGGCTGAAGCTGCTGGCGGATGAGGAGGAGAAGCTCTCCCCCACCGACCCTCTGCCGGGCCAGGTGGCCTTCACGCTCTACGACACCTTCGGTTTCCCGCTGGACCTGACACAGGACGTGCTGCGCGCCAAGAAGCGCCCGGTGGATGTGGACGGCTTCAACGCCGCCATGGAGGAGCAGCGCCGCAAGGCGCGCGCCGCCTGGGCCGGTTCCGGCGAGGCCGCGACCGAAAAGGTGTGGTTCGAACTGAAGGAGGAGGTCGGCGCGACCGAGTTCCTGGGCTACGACACCGAGGTGGCGGAAGGTCAGGTCACGGCCATCCTGACGCCTGCTGGTGAGCGGCTGACCTCTGCCGCGGCTGGCACGGACGTGATCGTCGTCGTCAACCAGACCCCGTTCTACGGCGAATCGGGCGGGCAGGTCGGCGACAGCGGCGTCATGTTCTCGGGCGAGGGCACCGAGGTCACTGTGCGCGACACCACCAAGAAGCTGGGGGCGGTCTTCGCCCATGCTGCAGCAGTGACCAAGGGTAACCTGTCCGTGGGCGACGTGGTGGAAATGCGGGTGGACACCACCCGGCGCGCCGCCATCCGTGCCAACCACTCGGCCACGCACCTGTTGCATGAGGCGCTGCGCCGCCGCCTTGGCGAGCATGTGACGCAGAAGGGCTCGCTCGTTGCGCCGGAGCGGCTGCGCTTCGACATCTCCCAGCCGAATCCATTGTCGGCCGAGGACATCCGCGCCGTGGAGGAGGCGGTGAACGCCCGTATCCTCGGCAATTCCGACGTGACGACCCGCCTGATGACCCCGGATGAAGCCATCGCGCTCGGCGCCATGGCGCTGTTCGGCGAGAAGTACGGAGACGAAGTCCGCGTGGTCTCCATGGGCGGCATGGAGGAAGGCGCGAACAAGGAGTTCAGCGTCGAGCTCTGCGGCGGCACCCACGTTCGCCGTACCGGCGATATCGGCCTGTTCAAGATCGTGAACGAGGGCGCTGTCGCCGCCGGCATCCGCCGCATCGAGGCCCTGACCGGCCGCGGCGCGTTCGAATATCTGGAGGAGCAGGAAGCACGGCTGCAGCAGGCGGCGTCTGCCCTGAAGGTTCCGCCCGCCGAGGTTCCGGCCAAGGTAGCGAGCCTGGTGGAGGAGCGCCGCAAGCTGGAACGCGAGTTGGCCGACCTCCGCCGTCAGGTGGCGCTTGGCGGCGGCGGGACTGCTGCTGCTCCGGCTGCCAAGGATCTTGGCGGCGTGAAGTTCATCGGACGAGTTGTTGCCGACCTGCCGGCCAAGGATCTGAAACCCTTCGCGGACGAGATGAAGAAGCAGGTCGGCTCCGGCGTGGTGACTGTGATCTCCGTCGCGGATGGAAAGGCGTCAATCGTCGTGGGGGTGACCGAGGACCTGACCAGCCGGATCAGCGCCGTCGATCTGGTCAAGGTCGGCGCTGCTGCCCTGGGCGGAAAGGGCGGCGGTGGCCGCCCTGACATGGCTCAGGCCGGCGGCCCGGATGGTGGCAAGGCCGACGACGCCGTGGCCGAGATCGAGACCGCTGTGAGTCAGGCCGTGGCAGCCGCGGCCTGA
- a CDS encoding AAA family ATPase, with translation MVRFEGTSSYIATDDLRVAVNAAVTLQRPLLVKGEPGTGKTVLAQEVAAALGRRLISWHIKSTTKAQQGLYEYDAVSRLRDSQLGDERVKDIRNYIRKGKLWEAFEAEDSPVLLIDEIDKADIEFPNDLLLELDRMEFFVYETGETIRAKQRPVVIITSNNEKELPDAFLRRCFFHYIRFPDADTMSRIVNVHFPDLKQEMLRQALTIFYEVREIPGLKKKPSTSELLDWIKLLLVEDVDAATLRDRDPKKLIPPLHGALLKNEQDVHLFERLAFLARRQGG, from the coding sequence ATGGTTCGTTTCGAAGGCACCTCCTCCTACATCGCCACGGACGACCTGCGGGTAGCAGTGAATGCCGCGGTGACGTTGCAGCGGCCGCTGCTGGTAAAGGGGGAGCCGGGGACGGGCAAGACTGTGCTGGCGCAAGAGGTTGCGGCGGCGCTCGGCCGGCGACTGATCTCCTGGCACATCAAGTCCACCACCAAGGCCCAGCAGGGCCTGTACGAGTATGACGCCGTCTCCCGCCTACGCGACAGCCAGCTAGGGGATGAGCGGGTCAAGGACATCCGGAACTACATCCGCAAAGGCAAGCTGTGGGAGGCGTTCGAGGCCGAGGATTCGCCTGTCCTGCTGATCGACGAGATCGATAAGGCCGATATCGAGTTCCCGAACGACCTGCTGTTGGAACTCGACCGGATGGAGTTCTTCGTCTACGAGACGGGAGAGACTATCCGGGCGAAGCAGCGCCCGGTGGTCATCATCACCTCCAACAATGAGAAGGAGTTGCCGGACGCTTTCCTGCGCCGCTGCTTCTTCCACTATATCCGCTTCCCCGATGCCGACACGATGAGCCGCATCGTGAATGTGCATTTCCCCGACCTGAAGCAGGAGATGCTGCGCCAGGCGCTGACCATCTTCTATGAAGTCCGCGAGATACCGGGCTTGAAGAAGAAGCCCAGCACGTCGGAGCTGCTGGACTGGATCAAGCTGCTGCTGGTGGAGGATGTGGATGCCGCCACATTGCGCGACCGTGATCCCAAGAAGCTGATCCCGCCGCTGCACGGCGCCTTGCTGAAGAACGAGCAGGATGTGCATCTGTTCGAGCGTCTGGCGTTCCTGGCCCGGCGACAGGGCGGCTGA
- a CDS encoding DUF2243 domain-containing protein, giving the protein MTTAPSRTASSQLRRFQWAGYMLGFGLGGFFDGILLHQILQWHHLLSGVDGANGDLRTLVLADGLFHALMYVIVAAALWLLWQARRLTTVPGTDRLLFANALIGFGAWHIVDSILSHWVLGIHRIRMDSSSPLLWDLIWFFLFGVAAVAAGILIRVRGIEEDGQGGPGRNAARVAVIAAIILGAGAVSALPPGDGGPVMVLFRPGSSPTDAFHAAAALDGRVVWNDPSGQLWAIQPGPNHSPLTLYRHGALLVGNGILPAGCFNWSRV; this is encoded by the coding sequence ATGACGACCGCGCCATCCCGTACAGCTTCCTCCCAGCTTCGCCGTTTCCAATGGGCGGGCTATATGCTGGGCTTCGGTCTCGGCGGATTCTTCGACGGCATTCTGCTGCACCAGATCCTGCAATGGCATCATCTGTTGAGCGGCGTGGACGGAGCCAACGGCGATCTGCGTACCCTGGTTCTGGCCGATGGGCTTTTCCACGCGCTGATGTACGTGATCGTCGCAGCCGCCCTCTGGCTGCTCTGGCAGGCGCGTCGACTGACAACCGTACCCGGCACCGACCGGCTTCTGTTCGCCAATGCCCTTATCGGCTTCGGGGCTTGGCATATCGTGGATTCGATCCTGTCCCACTGGGTGCTGGGCATCCACCGCATCCGCATGGACAGTTCCTCGCCCCTTCTGTGGGATCTGATCTGGTTCTTCCTGTTCGGTGTGGCGGCGGTTGCGGCCGGCATCCTGATCCGTGTTCGCGGCATCGAAGAGGATGGTCAAGGCGGGCCGGGGCGGAACGCGGCGAGAGTTGCTGTCATTGCCGCCATAATTCTCGGAGCCGGAGCCGTTTCCGCACTCCCGCCCGGCGATGGCGGCCCGGTCATGGTGCTGTTCCGGCCGGGCAGCAGCCCCACCGATGCCTTCCATGCCGCCGCCGCTCTGGATGGTCGGGTAGTCTGGAATGATCCGTCGGGTCAGCTCTGGGCGATTCAGCCGGGACCAAACCACTCGCCACTGACCCTTTACCGCCACGGCGCGCTGCTGGTCGGAAACGGCATTCTGCCGGCCGGCTGCTTCAACTGGTCCCGCGTCTGA